A single Pan troglodytes isolate AG18354 chromosome 19, NHGRI_mPanTro3-v2.0_pri, whole genome shotgun sequence DNA region contains:
- the LOC468457 gene encoding large ribosomal subunit protein eL31-like, producing MAPAKKGDEKKKGHSAINEMVTREYPINIHKCIHGVGFKKRAPQALKELRKLALKEMGTPDAHFDTRLNKAVWAKGISNVSYCIHVRLSRKCNEDKDLPNKLYTSVAYVPVTTLKKSTVGVNVN from the coding sequence ATGGCTCCTGCAAAGAAGGGTGATGAGAAGAAGAAGGGTCATTCCGCCATCAACGAGATGGTGACCCGAGAATACCCCATCAACATTCATAAGTGCATTCATGGAGTGGGCTTCAAGAAGCGTGCCCCTCAGGCACTCAAAGAGCTCCGGAAACTTGCCCTGAAGGAGATGGGAACTCCAGATGCACACTTTGATACCAGGCTCAACAAAGCTGTCTGGGCCAAAGGAATAAGCAACGTCTCATACTGTATCCATGTTCGGTTGTCCAGAAAATGTAATGAAGATAAAGATTTACCAAACAAGCTATACACTTCGGTTGCCTACGTACCTGTtaccactttaaaaaaatctacagtCGGTGTGAATGTGAACTAA